The Fortiea contorta PCC 7126 genome has a segment encoding these proteins:
- a CDS encoding PHP domain-containing protein, whose product MVVNFARTSAPTEILKQVFENIDAQSCPRLFNFHMHTVFSDGRLQPHALMEQAIAIGLQGLAITDHHSIGGYQAAQAWLEDWQWKNPGVSTPRLWSGTEINANLLNIEVHILAYSFEPEHPSMKPYLQRKIATGNEYQVKNIIAAIHQAGGLAVLAHPARYKRSHLDLIPAAAENGIDGVETFYAYNNPNPWKPSVLESEQVQKLAAKYNLFNTCGTDTHGLNLLQRL is encoded by the coding sequence TGTAAATTTTGCCCGGACTTCTGCTCCTACGGAAATTTTGAAACAGGTATTTGAGAATATTGATGCTCAAAGTTGTCCGAGGTTATTTAACTTTCATATGCACACTGTTTTTTCAGATGGCAGATTGCAACCCCATGCTTTAATGGAGCAAGCGATCGCTATCGGATTACAGGGACTAGCCATCACCGATCATCATAGTATCGGTGGTTATCAAGCGGCGCAAGCTTGGTTAGAAGATTGGCAATGGAAAAATCCTGGTGTCAGCACTCCTCGTCTGTGGAGTGGGACAGAAATTAATGCTAATCTTTTGAACATTGAAGTTCATATTTTGGCTTATTCTTTTGAGCCAGAACACCCCAGCATGAAACCTTATTTACAAAGAAAAATTGCTACGGGTAATGAATATCAAGTAAAAAATATCATTGCAGCTATTCATCAAGCAGGAGGATTAGCAGTATTAGCTCATCCAGCGCGTTATAAGCGATCGCATCTTGACTTGATTCCCGCAGCTGCGGAAAATGGTATCGATGGCGTGGAAACCTTCTACGCTTACAACAATCCCAACCCTTGGAAACCAAGCGTGTTGGAATCAGAACAGGTGCAAAAGTTAGCCGCTAAATATAATCTGTTCAATACTTGCGGTACCGATACCCACGGTTTAAATCTGCTTCAGCGCTTATAA